In one Gadus morhua chromosome 15, gadMor3.0, whole genome shotgun sequence genomic region, the following are encoded:
- the abraxas2 gene encoding BRISC complex subunit Abraxas 2 isoform X1 encodes MAASISGYTFSSVCYHSANSNSDHEGFLLGEVRQEETVSISDTQISTAELLQVVEIHNHNPCAQLFSFYDYAGKVDEESLKRILKDRQKNVIGWYRFRRNTPQQMSFREQIIHKQLTQLLGVPDLVFLLFSFISTANSSTHALEYVLFRPNRSRYNQRITLTIPNLGNTSQQEYKVSSVPNTSLNYATVIKENGAEFFDKDGVMKDIRTIFQVYNALQDKLQAVCGEVEQSERIKEKIQEDVNEIKQQIDLMKRKTAEEEKKLWEAQHADLHQSSPEENTEQSRASLTSRIAFQTPAAPERPGISPNPPSYEDLMSHDRALLSTSSTPTSAALLPRPQAVGSPGHPSPASLVLGMGLGLGLGAGSGPTLPSVTPYLGNGDGSSSDSLDRQAAGQEDEEDEEDEDEDSSEYENLVSEAQLLPPLLAQGRPAALSPDGDVRGSQTS; translated from the exons ATGGCGGCTTCCATTTCGGGTTATACTTTTAGTTCTGTGTGTTACCACAGCGCCAACAGTAATTCTGACCAT GAGGGCTTCCTGTTAGGAGAAGTAAGGCAAGAGGAGACAGTCAGCATTAGTGACACCCAGATCAGCACTGCAGAATTGCTTCAAGTAGTTG AAAttcataaccataacccttGCGCGCAGTTATTTAG CTTTTATGACTATGCGGGCAAAGTTGACGAAGAAAGTCTCAAGCGAATacttaaagacagacagaaa AATGTCATTGGTTGGTACCGGTTCCGAAGGAACACCCCGCAGCAGATGTCGTTCAGGGAACAGATCATCCACAAACAGTTGACCCAGCTGCTGGGCGTACCAGACCTAGTCTTCCTTCTCTTCAGCTTCATCTCTACAGCCAACAGCTCCACGCACGCTCTGGAGTATGTGCTCTTTAGGCCCAACCGCAG CAGGTACAACCAGAGGATCACCCTAACTATACCGAACCTCGGTAATACCAGCCAGCAGGAATACAAAGTCTCCTCAGTGCCCAACACCTCGCTCAACTACGCAACCGTCATCAAGGAGAATGG AGCCGAGTTCTTTGACAAGGATGGTGTCATGAAGGATATTCGAACGATTTTCCAAGTCTACAACGCACTACAGGATAAACTGCAG GCGGTCTGTGGAGAGGTGGAACAGAGCGAGCGCATTAAAGAGAAGATTCAAGAAGATGTGAACGAAATCAAACAACAAATTGATCTCATGAAACGGAagacggcggaggaggagaaaa AGCTCTGGGAGGCTCAGCACGCAGATCTTCATCAGTCCAGCCCAGAGGAGAACACGGAACAGTCCAGGGCTTCCCTAACATCCAGGATAGCCTTCCAGACCCCCGCGGCTCCCGAGCGGCCCGGCATCTCACCCAACCCTCCTTCTTATGAGGACCTCATGTCCCATGACAGAGCTctgctctccacctcctccacccccaccagtGCAGCCCTGCTGCCACGGCCCCAGGCGGTGGGTTCCCCGGGCCACCCCAGCCCCGCCTCGCTGGTACTGGGCATGGGTCTCGGGCTAGGCCTCGGGGCCGGCTCGGGTCCCACTCTCCCCTCCGTCACACCGTACCTGGGTAACGGCGACGGCTCGAGCTCCGACTCCCTGGACAGACAAGCGGCAGGacaggaggacgaggaagacgaAGAAGATGAGGACGAAGACAGTAGTGAGTACGAGAACTTGGTAAGCGAAGCCCAGCTTTTGCCACCCCTGTTGGCACAGGGGCGCCCAGCAGCGCTCAGTCCTGACGGAGACGTGCGGGGCTCACAGACCTCGTAG
- the abraxas2 gene encoding BRISC complex subunit Abraxas 2 isoform X2 — MAASISGYTFSSVCYHSANSNSDHEGFLLGEVRQEETVSISDTQISTAELLQVVEIHNHNPCAQLFSFYDYAGKVDEESLKRILKDRQKNVIGWYRFRRNTPQQMSFREQIIHKQLTQLLGVPDLVFLLFSFISTANSSTHALEYVLFRPNRRYNQRITLTIPNLGNTSQQEYKVSSVPNTSLNYATVIKENGAEFFDKDGVMKDIRTIFQVYNALQDKLQAVCGEVEQSERIKEKIQEDVNEIKQQIDLMKRKTAEEEKKLWEAQHADLHQSSPEENTEQSRASLTSRIAFQTPAAPERPGISPNPPSYEDLMSHDRALLSTSSTPTSAALLPRPQAVGSPGHPSPASLVLGMGLGLGLGAGSGPTLPSVTPYLGNGDGSSSDSLDRQAAGQEDEEDEEDEDEDSSEYENLVSEAQLLPPLLAQGRPAALSPDGDVRGSQTS; from the exons ATGGCGGCTTCCATTTCGGGTTATACTTTTAGTTCTGTGTGTTACCACAGCGCCAACAGTAATTCTGACCAT GAGGGCTTCCTGTTAGGAGAAGTAAGGCAAGAGGAGACAGTCAGCATTAGTGACACCCAGATCAGCACTGCAGAATTGCTTCAAGTAGTTG AAAttcataaccataacccttGCGCGCAGTTATTTAG CTTTTATGACTATGCGGGCAAAGTTGACGAAGAAAGTCTCAAGCGAATacttaaagacagacagaaa AATGTCATTGGTTGGTACCGGTTCCGAAGGAACACCCCGCAGCAGATGTCGTTCAGGGAACAGATCATCCACAAACAGTTGACCCAGCTGCTGGGCGTACCAGACCTAGTCTTCCTTCTCTTCAGCTTCATCTCTACAGCCAACAGCTCCACGCACGCTCTGGAGTATGTGCTCTTTAGGCCCAACCGCAG GTACAACCAGAGGATCACCCTAACTATACCGAACCTCGGTAATACCAGCCAGCAGGAATACAAAGTCTCCTCAGTGCCCAACACCTCGCTCAACTACGCAACCGTCATCAAGGAGAATGG AGCCGAGTTCTTTGACAAGGATGGTGTCATGAAGGATATTCGAACGATTTTCCAAGTCTACAACGCACTACAGGATAAACTGCAG GCGGTCTGTGGAGAGGTGGAACAGAGCGAGCGCATTAAAGAGAAGATTCAAGAAGATGTGAACGAAATCAAACAACAAATTGATCTCATGAAACGGAagacggcggaggaggagaaaa AGCTCTGGGAGGCTCAGCACGCAGATCTTCATCAGTCCAGCCCAGAGGAGAACACGGAACAGTCCAGGGCTTCCCTAACATCCAGGATAGCCTTCCAGACCCCCGCGGCTCCCGAGCGGCCCGGCATCTCACCCAACCCTCCTTCTTATGAGGACCTCATGTCCCATGACAGAGCTctgctctccacctcctccacccccaccagtGCAGCCCTGCTGCCACGGCCCCAGGCGGTGGGTTCCCCGGGCCACCCCAGCCCCGCCTCGCTGGTACTGGGCATGGGTCTCGGGCTAGGCCTCGGGGCCGGCTCGGGTCCCACTCTCCCCTCCGTCACACCGTACCTGGGTAACGGCGACGGCTCGAGCTCCGACTCCCTGGACAGACAAGCGGCAGGacaggaggacgaggaagacgaAGAAGATGAGGACGAAGACAGTAGTGAGTACGAGAACTTGGTAAGCGAAGCCCAGCTTTTGCCACCCCTGTTGGCACAGGGGCGCCCAGCAGCGCTCAGTCCTGACGGAGACGTGCGGGGCTCACAGACCTCGTAG
- the zranb1b gene encoding ubiquitin thioesterase zranb1-B, translated as MTEVGTKWACDYCTYENWPSAIKCTMCRAQRPSLGPIITEEPFKSSPPLDAVRHRWDPACHSNSPPQGGVSSLLICPDSSARPRVRIADVPETLPSKWSCHMCTYLNWPRAIRCTQCLCQRQQGQHHKGHRAGQPRSPTELPQTSGSGYRSAPPTTPTDPCEEYNDRNRLNTRAQHWTCTACTYENWPKARKCVVCDHPWPNSLPAESIELASEPEGQPPPSILIERERDNRRGGVVGTVGVVGGTGGCSSSQRRSPPSPKRESEVKMDFQRIEVASGAGIGSKEELEMDFKKLKQIKNRMRRTDWLFLNACAGVVEGDLAAVEAYKSSGGDIARQLTSDEVRLLNRPSAFDDGFTLVHLAIRFQRQDMLAVLLTEVSQQAAKCIPAMVCPELTEQIRREVAASLHQRKGDFTCYFLTDLVTFTLPADIEDLPPPVQEKLFDEVLDRDVQKELEEESPIINWSLELGTRLDSRLYALWNRTAGDCLLDSVLQATWGIYDKDSVLRKTLHDSLHDCSHWFYTRWKEWESWYSQSFGLHFSLREEQWQEDWAFILSLASQPGASLEQTHIFVLAHILRRPIIVYGVKYYKSFRGETLGYTRFQGVYLPLLWEQSFCWKSPIALGYTRGHFSALVAMENDGFDNRGAGANLNTDDDVTVTFLPLVDSERKLLHIHFLSAQEMGNEEQQEKLLREWLDCCVTEGGVLVALQKSSRRRNHPLVTQMVEKWLDGYRQIRPCASLSDGEEEDDDDDDE; from the exons ATGACAGAGGTCGGCACTAAGTGGGCCTGCGACTACTGCACGTACGAGAACTGGCCCTCTGCGATCAAGTGCACCATGTGCCGCGCTCAGAGGCCCAGCTTGGGGCCCATCATCACGGAGGAGCCCTTCAAGAGCAGCCCCCCTCTGGATGCCGTTCGGCATCGGTGGGACCCCGCGTGCCACAGCAACAGCCCGCCGCAGGGAGGGGTTTCCAGCCTCCTAATCTGCCCGGACTCCAGCGCCCGTCCCCGTGTGCGCATCGCCGACGTCCCCGAGACGCTCCCCAGCAAGTGGTCGTGTCACATGTGCACCTATTTGAACTGGCCGCGGGCCATCCGCTGCACCCAGTGCCTTTGCCAGAGGCAGCAGGGCCAGCATCACAAGGGGCATCGCGCGGGGCAGCCCCGTAGCCCCACGGAGCTGCCCCAGACCTCTGGCTCTGGCTACCGCTCTGCGCCCCCCACCACGCCCACAGACCCCTGCGAGGAGTACAACGACCGCAACCGACTCAACACCCGGGCACAGCACTGGACCTGCACCGCCTGCACTTACGAGAACTGGCCCAAGGCGCGCAAGTGCGTGGTGTGCGACCATCCCTGGCCCAACAGCCTGCCGGCCGAGTCCATCGAGCTGGCGTCGGAGCCGGAGGGCCAGCCGCCGCCCTCCATCCTGATCGAGCGGGAGCGGGACAATCGGAGGGGGGGCGTGGTGGGGACAGTGGGCGTAGTCGGCGGGACAGGGGGCTGCAGCAGCAGTCAGCGGAGGTCGCCACCCAGCCCAAAGCGGGAGTCGGAGGTGAAGATGGACTTTCAGAGGATCGAGGTGGCGTCGGGGGCCGGGATCGGGAGcaaagaggagctggagatgGACTTTAAAAAACTGAAGCAGATTAAGAACCGGATGAGAAGGACTGACTGGTTGTTCCTCAACGCTTGTGCAG gtgtggtGGAGGGAGACCTGGCGGCGGTGGAGGCCTACAAGTCGTCCGGGGGCGATATCGCGCGGCAGCTGACGTCGGATGAGGTGCGACTGCTGAACCGGCCGTCGGCGTTCGACGACGGCTTCACCCTGGTGCACCTGGCCATCCGCTTCCAGAGGCAGGACATGCTGGCCGTGTTGCTGACCGAG GTGTCCCAGCAGGCGGCCAAGTGCATCCCGGCCATGGTGTGTCCCGAGCTGACGGAGCAGATCCGCCGCGAAGTGGCCGCCTCGCTGCACCAGCGCAAAGGGGACTTCACCTGTTACTTCCTGACCGACCTTGTGACCTTCACCCTCCCAGCCG ACATCGAGGACTTGCCCCCCCCGGTTCAAGAGAAACTGTTTGATGAGGTCCTCGACCGAGACGTACAGAAAG AGCTGGAAGAGGAGTCCCCCATCATCAACTGGTCCCTGGAGCTGGGCACGCGGTTGGACAGCCGGCTGTACGCGCTGTGGAACCGGACGGCAGGGGACTGCCTGCTGGACTCTGTGCTGCAGGCCACCTGGGGCATCTACGACAAGGACTCGGTGCTGCGCAAGACGCTGCACGACAGCCTGCACGACTGCTCGCACTG gttCTACACGCGCTGGAAGGAGTGGGAGTCGTGGTACTCGCAGAGCTTCGGTCTGCACTTCTCCCTCCGGGAGGAGCAGTGGCAAGAGGACTGGGCCTTCATCCTCTCGCTTGCcagccag CCCGGGGCCAGCTTGGAGCAGACCCACATTTTTGTTCTTGCGCACATTCTTCGAAGGCCGATCATCGTCTACGGAGTGAAGTATTACAAGAGTTTCCGCGGTGAAACACTCGGCTACACGCGCTTTCAAG GTGTGTACTTACCCCTGCTGTGGGAGCAGAGCTTCTGCTGGAAGAGTCCCATCGCGCTGGGCTACACGAGGGGGCACTTCTCGGCACTGGTGGCCATGGAGAACGACGGCTTCGACAATCGTGGCGCGGGCGCCAACCTCAACACGGACGACGACGTCACCGTGACGTTCCTGCCGCTTGTCGACAGCGAGAGGAAGCTGCTCCACATTCACTTCCTCTCTGCACAGGAA ATGGGGaatgaggagcagcaggagaagcTGCTGCGGGAGTGGCTGGACTGCTGCGTGACGGAGGGCGGCGTCCTGGTGGCGCTGCAGAAGAGCTCCCGCCGCCGCAACCATCCGCTGGTCACCCAGATGGTGGAGAAGTGGCTGGACGGCTACCGGCAGATCCGGCCCTGCGCCTCCCTGtcggacggggaggaggaagacgacgacgacgacgacgagtgA
- the eef1akmt2 gene encoding EEF1A lysine methyltransferase 2 — MSRPLPHRSSMADESDSTHGGPNSTKRDGPKGGEDDFVPSKLGTKQYWDEAYQTELETFRDIGDVGEIWFGEQSMGRVIRWMEKAEIPKNASILDIGTGNGVLLVELAKEGYTNLTGIDYSAASVALAMDVLQAEDLNNISVKEVDFLSGSGELKDFDVCVDKGTFDAISLNPENTNEVRIRYVQALGDALKEGGYFVITSCNWTKEQLLHRFCSGFEFVQQLPTPSIQFGGKTGNNVTALIFKRLH; from the exons ATGTCCCGACCCCTCCCTCATCGCTCCAGCATGGCCGACGAATCAGATAGTACACATGGAGGTCCGAACAGCACGAAAAGAGACGGTCCCAAAGGCGGAGAAGATGATTTCGTGCCTTCAAAGCTTGGAACAAAGCAGTA CTGGGATGAAGCATACCAAACGGAATTGGAGACATTCAGAGACATTGGAGATGTAGGTGAGATATG GTTTGGTGAACAGAGCATGGGTCGTGTGATTCGGTGGATGGAGAAAGCAGAGATCCCCAAAAACGCTTCTATTCTGGATATTGGGACTGGAAATGGAGTCCTTCTAGTTGAACTG GCTAAAGAAGGATATACAAACCTTACAGGAATAGATTATTCAGCAGCATCAGTGGCCTTGGCAATGGATGTACTTCAGGCTGAAGATTTAAACAATATATCTGTGAAG GAGGTGGACTTCTTGAGTGGTTCCGGGGAATTGAAGGACTTTGACGTGTGTGTCGACAAAGGAACATTTGATGCAATAAGCCTGAACCCAGAGAACACCAATGAGGTCAGGATACGCTATGTCCAAGCTCTAGGTGATGCGCTGAAGGAGGGGGGATATTTTGTCATTACCTCCTGTAACTGGACAAAGGAGCAACTGCTACATAGGTTCTGTTCAG GGTTTGAATTTGTTCAACAGTTGCCCACACCCAGCATTCAGTTTGGaggcaagaccggtaacaatgTAACTGCACTTATTTTCAAGCGACTGCATTGA